In Leptospira harrisiae, a genomic segment contains:
- a CDS encoding sugar phosphate nucleotidyltransferase, with the protein MRFQEDSIDCVDFILKKDEVLTIILGGGKGTRLLPLTEKRSKPAVSFGGKYRLIDIPISNSLNSGFEKIFILTQFNSYSLNRHINRTYATNNIHQKSFVEIIAAEQTVSSANWFEGTADAVRKVLPYIREQKPKYVLILSGDQLYNMDLADFMQSHLMDPETEISVATNAIPEDQIYGLGIVKSGVGGFIQEFIEKPQEISQVETCRTKNGNFLANMGIYIFNTSTLIDVLEDRNMADFGKEILPKAIRERKVKAYTYDGYWEDIGTIKAFYEANLMLTDHIPKFNLYLEKTPIYTRARALPPSKIIQAVVNQALISEGTILNQCEVHRSIIGVRQLIASGTKIYDSIIMGLDHYGYFDRKSGKIPIGIGPNCEIRRTIVDKDCAIGANVRLLNEQNLQEYEDEYIRIREGIIVVPRHTAVPDGYSI; encoded by the coding sequence ATGCGATTTCAAGAAGACTCTATTGATTGTGTGGACTTCATTCTCAAAAAAGATGAAGTATTGACCATCATCTTAGGTGGGGGAAAAGGAACTCGTTTATTACCTCTAACAGAAAAAAGATCCAAACCTGCCGTTAGTTTTGGCGGCAAATATAGACTCATTGACATTCCCATTTCTAATTCACTTAACAGTGGTTTTGAAAAGATATTCATCCTTACCCAGTTTAATTCCTATTCACTCAACCGGCATATCAATCGAACTTATGCTACCAATAATATCCACCAAAAGAGTTTTGTCGAAATCATAGCTGCCGAACAAACTGTATCCAGTGCCAATTGGTTTGAAGGAACGGCCGATGCCGTAAGAAAAGTTCTGCCTTATATCAGAGAACAGAAACCGAAATACGTTCTCATTCTCTCAGGTGACCAACTTTACAATATGGATCTTGCTGATTTTATGCAGAGCCATCTGATGGATCCGGAAACAGAAATTTCTGTGGCCACGAACGCCATACCTGAAGACCAAATTTATGGATTAGGGATTGTTAAATCAGGAGTGGGTGGGTTTATCCAAGAATTCATTGAAAAACCACAAGAAATATCCCAAGTAGAAACTTGTCGTACAAAGAATGGTAACTTCCTTGCGAATATGGGGATTTATATTTTTAACACATCCACTCTCATTGATGTATTAGAAGATCGCAATATGGCTGACTTCGGCAAAGAAATTTTACCGAAAGCCATCAGAGAAAGAAAGGTCAAAGCATATACTTACGACGGTTATTGGGAAGACATTGGAACCATCAAAGCCTTTTACGAAGCCAATTTGATGTTAACCGATCATATCCCAAAGTTCAATTTATACTTGGAAAAAACTCCCATTTATACGAGGGCAAGAGCTCTACCTCCTTCCAAAATCATCCAAGCAGTGGTGAACCAGGCCCTTATTTCCGAAGGAACCATCTTAAATCAATGCGAAGTACATAGGTCTATCATCGGAGTCCGTCAGCTCATTGCTTCAGGAACCAAGATCTACGATTCCATCATTATGGGTCTGGACCACTATGGGTATTTTGACCGTAAGTCAGGGAAGATCCCCATTGGAATCGGGCCTAACTGCGAAATACGACGGACAATTGTCGATAAAGATTGCGCTATAGGAGCCAACGTGCGTCTGTTAAATGAGCAAAATCTCCAGGAATACGAAGATGAATACATACGGATTCGAGAGGGGATCATCGTGGTGCCGAGACATACGGCTGTCCCCGATGGCTATTCAATCTAA